A region from the Nostoc sp. HK-01 genome encodes:
- a CDS encoding D-isomer specific 2-hydroxyacid dehydrogenase NAD-binding protein gives MKIILPIEIAAEIEPHLPSDTKVVLVDSDGNLDHDVTDAEIYLSWFFLKSPVLHRVLAAAPALRWHHAPNAGVNHILTPTYLERDLILTNGAGVHAIPIAEFVLTYILAHAKNLADLQALQAERQWKRGFPIQELTDATLLIIGAGGIGQAIAARAKAFGMKIIGTRRHPQELANFDKVVGVDGWRSHLGEADYVVVATPLTAETQNLINEEVLRSLPPHAYLINIARGAVVNEPALIKALTEGWIAGAALDTVVTEPLPSESPLWSVPNLFITPHCSGHSPKVKQRSVELFLDNFHRYHTDQPLRNVVNKQAGY, from the coding sequence ATGAAGATCATTTTGCCTATCGAAATCGCTGCCGAAATTGAGCCACATCTACCATCAGATACTAAAGTTGTACTGGTTGATAGTGATGGCAATCTTGATCATGATGTGACTGATGCCGAGATTTATTTAAGTTGGTTTTTTCTGAAAAGCCCTGTTTTGCATCGTGTATTAGCAGCAGCACCCGCATTACGTTGGCATCATGCGCCGAATGCAGGGGTAAATCATATTTTGACTCCGACTTATTTAGAACGCGACCTCATCCTCACCAATGGTGCAGGAGTTCATGCGATTCCCATTGCCGAATTTGTCTTAACTTATATACTTGCCCATGCTAAGAATCTGGCAGATTTGCAAGCTTTGCAAGCTGAACGCCAATGGAAAAGAGGTTTTCCGATTCAAGAATTGACGGATGCTACTTTGTTAATTATTGGCGCTGGCGGGATTGGTCAAGCGATCGCCGCCCGCGCTAAAGCTTTTGGGATGAAAATTATTGGTACTCGCCGTCATCCCCAAGAACTAGCAAATTTTGACAAAGTGGTGGGTGTGGATGGATGGCGATCGCACCTAGGGGAAGCAGATTATGTCGTAGTTGCGACACCACTCACCGCAGAAACTCAAAATTTAATCAATGAGGAAGTATTGCGATCGCTACCACCTCATGCTTACTTAATTAATATTGCCCGTGGTGCTGTAGTTAACGAACCAGCATTAATCAAAGCACTCACCGAAGGTTGGATTGCTGGGGCTGCTTTAGATACAGTAGTGACCGAACCTTTACCATCAGAAAGTCCTTTGTGGTCGGTTCCAAATCTTTTCATTACCCCTCACTGTTCTGGTCATTCCCCAAAAGTTAAACAGCGTTCAGTGGAACTGTTTCTTGATAACTTCCACCGCTACCACACTGATCAGCCTTTACGCAATGTGGTAAACAAGCAAGCAGGGTATTGA